Proteins encoded within one genomic window of Geotalea daltonii FRC-32:
- a CDS encoding metallophosphoesterase family protein, whose product MTKFHHTADIHLGKTYRTSAGTNLRYEDFFHTLTSIAIDAISSQARFVLISGDLFHTGQILPKTFAKTIEILQPLKDAGIPCIAVEGNHDWIHRRDSISWMEALSQMGYIKLLRPTRTENGGYRFDPFDEETGSGGRIEIDGINIYGLGYIGAQAGAHVPRICEAVTTNNNILLFHVGIWTYSPVEIGNIKPEEALPLAECFDYVALGHGHKAYTVSTPDGRPYAFNPGSPERVNFGEEGYDKGYWAVKVEDGKYTPEFRTTAPRPMQSVTVSVDGADTAEHAMETLKTELADKLQNAGEKPLIQLKVTGRVQFHPFELGRERVRRLLDEVADPLHCEIKNHLSLITGSGIGEKEHRSLADIERDVLRELIGMNSEWKGKEDELVSVALTIRDHVLKGDVEGEELLGFLSNYHEDTKDTKKPTEENNPFKAVIN is encoded by the coding sequence ATGACCAAATTTCATCACACCGCCGACATCCACCTCGGCAAAACATACCGCACCTCTGCAGGCACCAACCTACGATATGAAGACTTCTTCCACACGCTCACCAGCATTGCTATTGATGCGATTTCCTCACAAGCTCGATTTGTCCTCATCTCCGGCGACCTCTTCCACACCGGCCAGATCCTCCCCAAAACCTTCGCCAAAACAATTGAGATCCTCCAGCCTCTGAAAGATGCTGGCATCCCCTGTATTGCCGTAGAAGGTAACCACGACTGGATCCACCGCCGCGACAGCATCTCATGGATGGAAGCCCTTTCACAGATGGGGTACATCAAACTCCTTCGCCCTACACGCACCGAGAACGGCGGGTATCGATTTGATCCCTTTGATGAAGAGACCGGCAGCGGCGGACGGATCGAGATCGATGGCATCAACATCTATGGCCTCGGCTATATCGGCGCTCAGGCGGGTGCCCATGTGCCGCGTATTTGCGAGGCGGTGACGACGAATAACAATATCCTCCTCTTCCATGTCGGTATCTGGACATACTCGCCGGTGGAAATAGGTAATATCAAGCCTGAAGAAGCCTTGCCCCTTGCGGAATGCTTCGATTACGTGGCGCTCGGCCACGGCCATAAAGCCTACACCGTATCCACCCCAGACGGCCGTCCCTATGCCTTCAATCCCGGCTCTCCCGAGAGGGTCAACTTTGGCGAAGAAGGATATGACAAAGGGTACTGGGCCGTGAAAGTTGAGGATGGTAAATACACACCCGAATTCCGCACTACGGCACCTCGGCCCATGCAGTCAGTAACGGTCAGCGTTGATGGGGCTGATACTGCCGAGCATGCCATGGAGACGCTTAAGACAGAGCTTGCCGACAAACTGCAGAATGCTGGCGAGAAGCCGCTGATTCAGCTGAAGGTAACCGGCAGGGTGCAGTTTCATCCGTTCGAGCTGGGGCGGGAACGGGTGCGGCGGCTGCTGGATGAGGTTGCGGACCCGCTGCATTGTGAGATCAAGAACCATCTTTCTCTTATAACGGGGAGTGGAATAGGAGAGAAGGAACACCGAAGCTTGGCCGACATCGAGCGGGATGTGCTGCGGGAACTGATCGGCATGAATAGTGAGTGGAAAGGCAAAGAGGATGAACTGGTGAGTGTTGCCCTGACCATCCGCGATCATGTGCTGAAAGGGGATGTTGAGGGTGAGGAGTTATTGGGCTTTCTTTCAAATTACCACGAAGACACGAAGGACACGAAGAAACCAACTGAAGAGAACAATCCGTTCAAAGCCGTTATAAATTG
- a CDS encoding ATP-binding protein yields MRQPALSQKTRLCLLLIEFCILCLASQIAFGRVFPPDGEKGFWFYTALLGLILGSRLDTPFYAKPADVVLYAAPAAIALTLGSAWSKWNSDIKVAFVVALAFCVMAGVLGVVAILAKDTTMPRLSNAARVLAETLGAPRTIYTVVVAFALYAFHFETPKEFAAISSAWILTALISPIEASVRIGRRIRRIFMPNTILDFDGEVVAYQTPGLILVRQSPTTRLSIGDLMVVHDPLGKSRIALALDHVGRDEGILLRTIEIAGLELPSCLGERISGLEDNAIVRVESSDLATTEAELLVTKEAIVGLVATDTSVETLFFEVVKDKGLEEGRLVEVKIADLTVTYQLVNGLTKEEIVQQKNTHGIVRAQAQKIGHWDSERRCFNPAKWLPKPNSPVFLKHSNEFQPCTTAVGHFPGTDYPVAIRSISDLVTHNTAILGILGVGKSMLAIELVERMLTEGVKVICIDLTNQYATELAPYFDAATERANIENLQQIGQNGRTRVHQNVEQGGSRQAFSAELATDIATFLNPDTPCRLKIYNPSQFEVWRQDSRPFNNTASMASLSPAEITHIISDSTLAAVSALGMTDRARVCLVYEEAHSLVPEWSSAVAEGDRTAANGSARAILQGRKYGLGCLVITQRTANVSKTVLNQCNTVFAMRTFDETGKEFLANYVGKDYARSLSSLPERHAVLFGKASSCENPILIRLNDRDKFIEVFRTDHTEN; encoded by the coding sequence ATGAGACAGCCAGCGCTTTCACAGAAGACAAGATTATGTTTACTCTTGATTGAATTTTGCATTCTATGCTTAGCGAGCCAAATTGCATTTGGAAGGGTCTTTCCTCCTGATGGAGAGAAAGGATTTTGGTTTTATACGGCCTTACTTGGGCTAATTCTTGGAAGCCGCCTAGATACGCCCTTTTACGCAAAGCCTGCTGATGTCGTTCTTTATGCAGCTCCAGCGGCAATTGCTCTAACGTTAGGTAGCGCTTGGAGCAAATGGAATTCAGACATTAAAGTTGCCTTTGTTGTTGCTCTGGCATTCTGTGTAATGGCAGGTGTGCTCGGTGTGGTTGCGATTCTGGCTAAAGATACTACAATGCCGCGACTTTCTAACGCAGCAAGAGTGTTAGCTGAAACCCTCGGAGCCCCGCGCACTATCTACACTGTAGTGGTTGCCTTTGCCCTTTATGCTTTCCACTTTGAAACACCCAAAGAGTTCGCTGCAATTTCCTCTGCTTGGATTTTAACTGCATTGATATCGCCTATTGAGGCCTCTGTAAGAATTGGGCGGAGAATAAGGCGCATATTCATGCCGAACACTATCCTGGATTTCGATGGAGAAGTAGTTGCTTATCAGACGCCTGGGCTGATTCTAGTGCGGCAATCACCGACCACGAGGCTTTCGATTGGAGACCTCATGGTGGTGCATGATCCCCTCGGCAAGTCACGGATAGCTCTTGCTCTAGATCATGTTGGTCGTGACGAAGGTATCCTTTTAAGAACAATTGAGATCGCTGGCCTTGAGCTACCGTCATGCCTAGGGGAGCGAATCAGTGGTTTAGAAGACAATGCTATAGTGCGCGTTGAGTCATCTGATTTAGCTACTACAGAAGCTGAACTTTTAGTGACAAAAGAGGCTATAGTCGGGCTTGTTGCAACAGATACATCTGTAGAAACCCTATTTTTTGAGGTTGTGAAAGATAAAGGGCTTGAAGAAGGGCGGCTTGTTGAGGTAAAGATTGCGGACCTGACTGTCACTTACCAATTGGTTAATGGACTGACAAAAGAAGAAATTGTGCAGCAGAAAAATACGCACGGAATTGTGCGTGCCCAAGCGCAGAAAATTGGGCACTGGGATAGTGAAAGGAGGTGTTTTAACCCGGCAAAGTGGCTGCCTAAACCAAATTCCCCAGTGTTTCTCAAACATAGTAATGAATTTCAACCATGCACTACTGCTGTAGGTCATTTCCCTGGTACCGATTACCCAGTTGCTATTAGAAGTATAAGCGACTTAGTAACTCATAACACTGCTATTCTTGGTATTCTCGGTGTTGGGAAGAGCATGCTTGCTATTGAGCTTGTTGAGCGAATGTTGACCGAGGGGGTGAAGGTTATATGTATTGACCTAACAAATCAGTATGCCACTGAGCTTGCACCATATTTTGACGCCGCGACCGAACGAGCAAACATTGAGAACCTGCAACAGATCGGCCAGAACGGCAGAACAAGAGTTCATCAAAATGTAGAGCAAGGAGGCAGCCGACAAGCTTTTTCAGCGGAACTTGCTACGGATATTGCTACATTTTTAAATCCAGATACTCCGTGCCGCTTGAAAATCTATAATCCTTCACAGTTTGAGGTTTGGCGACAAGATAGCCGCCCTTTCAACAACACAGCATCAATGGCTTCTTTAAGTCCAGCTGAAATAACACATATCATTTCTGATTCAACACTTGCTGCGGTCTCAGCATTGGGCATGACAGACCGGGCTAGAGTGTGTTTAGTGTATGAAGAGGCTCATTCCTTAGTCCCTGAATGGAGTTCTGCGGTAGCAGAAGGGGATAGAACTGCTGCCAATGGCAGTGCCCGCGCCATCTTGCAAGGACGTAAATATGGTCTTGGATGCCTTGTCATTACACAGAGAACAGCTAACGTCAGCAAAACAGTGCTAAACCAATGCAATACAGTCTTTGCGATGAGAACCTTTGATGAAACTGGTAAGGAATTCTTGGCGAATTACGTCGGAAAAGATTACGCTAGATCGCTATCATCGTTGCCTGAGCGTCATGCTGTATTGTTTGGTAAGGCATCTAGCTGTGAAAATCCAATTCTTATTCGCCTTAATGATAGAGATAAATTTATTGAGGTATTTCGTACTGATCATACTGAGAATTGA
- a CDS encoding type I restriction endonuclease — protein sequence MPDFKERLMRHAEHVKNVGSHCQSEETTKQALILPFLNLLDFNPFDPFKVKAEYCADLPGIKNNERVDYALFSDNNPVMFIEAKSFTEKLTNHTGQIARYFNATPGVTISALTNGREWRFYTDLKNPNIMDDVPFLTFDLSNISEADADQLAHFRHDRFHPDSLRSFAKDQVYIDKFREVIESLLREPDADFVRLVAIRANIGPKPSGRFIETVTPLVKQSVADAISKMVVTGLSSPPPPASTTVELATAPPVDPDADMIDPANPKIVTTAAERKVLSIVQMILEGQVLSDEIVGKDTESYYAVLYQGKTNRWIVRYTGDRQRPLVTFIIPLTDQHKTLIERAGLGIGASSSVVLNRPENLMKLSGIIFDALAFCQDDGNFKRKGQEAEGQFAVV from the coding sequence ATGCCGGATTTCAAAGAAAGATTGATGCGTCATGCAGAGCACGTTAAGAACGTAGGTTCCCATTGCCAGAGTGAAGAAACAACCAAACAAGCCCTGATCCTTCCCTTTCTCAACCTCCTCGATTTCAACCCATTCGATCCGTTCAAAGTAAAAGCTGAATATTGTGCGGACCTGCCGGGAATTAAGAACAACGAGCGTGTTGATTACGCCTTGTTTTCCGACAATAACCCGGTGATGTTTATAGAGGCAAAGTCTTTCACCGAAAAGCTCACCAACCATACAGGCCAGATCGCCCGCTACTTCAATGCTACCCCTGGTGTCACGATTTCAGCGCTCACTAATGGCCGTGAATGGCGCTTTTATACAGACCTCAAGAATCCGAATATTATGGACGATGTCCCCTTCCTGACTTTCGATCTTTCGAACATTTCCGAAGCAGATGCGGATCAACTCGCCCATTTCAGGCATGATAGGTTTCACCCGGACAGTCTACGTTCTTTCGCAAAGGACCAAGTGTACATCGACAAGTTCAGGGAAGTGATCGAATCGCTCCTGAGGGAGCCCGATGCTGATTTTGTGAGACTTGTTGCAATTCGCGCGAATATAGGACCTAAACCAAGCGGCAGGTTTATAGAAACAGTGACTCCCTTGGTAAAACAGTCTGTTGCCGATGCCATCAGCAAAATGGTAGTGACCGGTCTTTCTTCACCACCGCCACCTGCCTCTACAACCGTAGAACTAGCGACTGCTCCGCCTGTTGACCCTGATGCGGACATGATTGATCCTGCAAATCCCAAAATTGTTACCACTGCTGCAGAAAGAAAGGTTCTTTCCATAGTGCAGATGATCCTTGAGGGGCAGGTGCTCTCGGATGAGATCGTCGGGAAGGACACGGAGAGCTACTACGCGGTTCTGTATCAAGGGAAGACCAATCGCTGGATCGTTCGCTACACCGGTGATCGGCAGAGGCCTTTGGTGACCTTTATCATTCCCCTTACGGACCAGCATAAGACTTTGATAGAGCGTGCTGGGCTGGGGATTGGGGCGAGTAGCAGCGTTGTTCTGAACCGGCCTGAGAACCTGATGAAACTGTCGGGGATTATCTTTGATGCTTTGGCGTTTTGTCAGGATGATGGCAATTTTAAGCGGAAGGGGCAGGAGGCTGAGGGGCAGTTTGCAGTTGTCTAA
- a CDS encoding DUF2235 domain-containing protein — MAKNIVLCSDGTGNRDIKARGTNVFKLYEAVDIQGHKGAADVMKQVAFYDDGVGTANAFARVVGGAFGWGFSNNVKKMYRELVNVYEPGDKIFLFGFSRGAYTVRALAGFIQYCGVLDSSYYNAQPRDLLTEKIGESWDEFRTVAFRQKDADDRKRTIPSQEHIAAEWEVAKRRRREKHAVNPEECIDIAFIGVWDTVGAIGTPFDGLRDFIGRFIWPIWFADNTLGPEVAQACQALALDEERRTFHPELWNEKNGADTRIKQVWFSGVHSNVGGGYPKQGMSLVTLDWMMNEASRAGLCFIQKDLDFVREHQDVHDKMYDSRAGVAVYYRWSPRDLRKLCDEHNIPIPKLHVSIFERIANGTAGVNGADTYSPGNIPFKFEMDTGGSIDWPGTSISTQIPTLVQSHYSGSKSSLLAEMDKEVRSGVGSYMAFLAVTGLTLLLLVVRGVRSLCGYMNCIDVLLVLGAAVVFVLGSIIAHSWAVKVDCALCCKYTGFWHKCRRPLRMLLP; from the coding sequence ATGGCCAAGAACATCGTGCTGTGCTCCGACGGAACCGGCAACCGGGATATAAAAGCCCGGGGAACCAACGTCTTCAAGCTTTACGAGGCAGTGGACATTCAGGGTCACAAGGGCGCAGCCGATGTCATGAAGCAGGTCGCCTTCTATGACGATGGTGTCGGGACCGCCAATGCCTTCGCCCGAGTAGTCGGAGGGGCTTTCGGCTGGGGATTTTCCAACAACGTGAAGAAGATGTACCGGGAACTGGTAAACGTTTATGAGCCGGGGGACAAGATCTTTCTTTTCGGCTTCAGCCGCGGGGCTTACACGGTCCGGGCGCTGGCCGGCTTTATCCAGTACTGCGGTGTCCTGGATAGCAGCTACTACAATGCTCAACCACGGGACCTCCTCACCGAAAAAATAGGCGAAAGCTGGGACGAATTCAGAACGGTCGCTTTTCGGCAGAAGGATGCCGATGACCGAAAAAGGACCATCCCATCCCAGGAGCATATCGCTGCAGAGTGGGAAGTGGCAAAGCGTCGGCGACGGGAGAAACATGCGGTCAATCCCGAGGAATGTATCGACATAGCCTTCATTGGGGTCTGGGATACGGTGGGGGCCATTGGCACCCCCTTCGACGGATTGCGGGATTTCATCGGGCGTTTCATCTGGCCGATCTGGTTTGCCGACAATACCCTTGGACCGGAGGTGGCACAGGCCTGCCAGGCATTGGCCCTGGACGAAGAGCGCCGCACCTTCCATCCCGAGTTGTGGAACGAGAAGAACGGCGCAGATACACGCATCAAGCAGGTGTGGTTCTCCGGTGTCCATTCCAATGTGGGAGGCGGCTATCCCAAACAGGGGATGTCCCTGGTGACACTGGACTGGATGATGAACGAGGCGAGCCGGGCAGGGCTTTGCTTTATCCAAAAGGACCTGGACTTTGTCCGGGAGCACCAAGATGTCCATGACAAGATGTACGACTCAAGGGCCGGGGTTGCCGTGTATTACCGGTGGTCGCCCCGCGACCTGCGCAAGCTCTGCGATGAGCACAACATTCCCATCCCCAAGCTGCATGTGAGTATTTTCGAGAGAATCGCCAACGGCACCGCTGGTGTCAACGGTGCTGATACCTACTCCCCCGGCAACATCCCCTTCAAGTTCGAAATGGATACCGGCGGGAGTATCGACTGGCCCGGTACCTCCATCTCAACCCAAATTCCGACATTGGTCCAATCCCACTATAGCGGCAGTAAATCGTCATTACTGGCGGAGATGGACAAGGAGGTACGCTCTGGGGTTGGATCGTACATGGCTTTTCTCGCCGTGACCGGCCTTACGCTCCTGCTTTTAGTGGTTCGTGGGGTAAGATCATTGTGCGGATACATGAACTGCATCGATGTTTTACTTGTGTTGGGAGCGGCAGTTGTTTTTGTCCTCGGTAGTATCATCGCCCATTCCTGGGCCGTCAAAGTGGACTGTGCCCTGTGCTGCAAATACACCGGTTTCTGGCACAAGTGTCGGAGACCTTTGAGAATGCTGCTTCCGTGA
- a CDS encoding amidohydrolase family protein, which produces MPNYFIDCHCHMFTIADIPLYQSVFTFVGEKDKLHKKLIFPFVFPFAGVLLPIVNLKKIVQSNEKFIRFFECEPGENVVPLCKEINTFLDSPDFPTSLGNIDEVILTPLVMDFDKGGGVEKLRGQVRRLSKAIEANKSQRVKILPFVGIDPRRADQLEILKEKEFETSFAQLNGWKNPAGLASGIYLGVKLYPPLGFNVRDFSPFYKELCKRQWPVTVHCQKDSFRLCPDAEDYTNPRNWEEVFKAGDPDIHNLRINFAHFGGEDGIADTAWFEKAPQDDGSYLYENFFQRLRESSWTASLIRLLKNYPNTYADVAAFDFTRRESIAAFLWILHKDKEGHFPGNYGLEDKLLWGTDYPMTLEDKKTTYATMFHGFFKGLKDKSDKTYQVPDPLKVDLDVLMCKMVRDNPLKFLRFT; this is translated from the coding sequence ATGCCGAACTATTTCATTGACTGTCACTGTCACATGTTCACCATCGCCGATATTCCACTCTATCAGTCGGTGTTTACCTTTGTGGGCGAAAAGGACAAGCTGCACAAGAAGCTGATCTTCCCCTTTGTCTTTCCCTTTGCCGGAGTACTGCTTCCCATCGTCAACCTGAAAAAAATCGTCCAGTCCAACGAGAAATTCATCCGGTTCTTCGAGTGCGAGCCCGGTGAAAACGTGGTGCCGCTGTGTAAAGAAATAAACACCTTTCTCGATTCTCCCGACTTTCCAACCTCTCTTGGTAATATCGACGAGGTGATACTTACACCCCTGGTGATGGATTTCGACAAGGGGGGCGGTGTGGAAAAACTGCGGGGGCAGGTCAGGCGCCTCTCTAAGGCCATAGAGGCAAACAAATCCCAAAGGGTAAAAATTCTGCCTTTTGTGGGGATCGATCCCCGCAGGGCCGATCAGCTGGAGATCCTGAAGGAAAAGGAGTTCGAAACGTCCTTTGCCCAGCTGAACGGCTGGAAAAACCCAGCTGGTCTCGCTTCCGGAATTTACCTCGGGGTCAAGCTCTATCCCCCTCTCGGTTTCAACGTGCGTGACTTCTCGCCATTCTACAAGGAGCTCTGCAAGCGGCAATGGCCGGTTACCGTCCACTGTCAGAAGGACTCCTTCCGCCTTTGTCCCGATGCGGAGGACTACACCAATCCCCGTAACTGGGAGGAGGTATTCAAGGCCGGAGACCCGGATATTCATAACCTGAGGATCAACTTCGCCCATTTCGGCGGGGAGGACGGCATTGCGGATACCGCCTGGTTCGAGAAAGCTCCCCAGGATGACGGCAGCTACCTGTATGAAAACTTCTTTCAACGGCTTCGCGAAAGCAGCTGGACTGCCAGTTTGATACGACTTTTGAAAAATTACCCCAATACCTATGCCGATGTTGCCGCTTTCGATTTCACCAGGCGGGAGTCCATTGCCGCTTTCCTCTGGATCTTGCACAAGGACAAGGAGGGGCATTTCCCCGGAAATTACGGTTTGGAGGACAAGCTCCTCTGGGGGACCGATTATCCCATGACCCTGGAAGACAAAAAGACCACATACGCCACCATGTTCCATGGGTTCTTCAAAGGGTTGAAGGACAAGAGCGACAAAACTTACCAGGTGCCGGACCCATTGAAGGTGGACCTGGACGTCTTGATGTGCAAAATGGTGCGCGACAATCCATTGAAGTTTCTCCGCTTTACCTGA
- a CDS encoding peptidoglycan-binding domain-containing protein has product MKYPGRIIKVGEQDAVIVKALKLRLNKVLGSDPALRLDPDDPNYGPKMKQMVKLFQARNVDAAGRPLKQDGEVGSLTWASLFGDGTVPASDTADGDLLGRVVQVAAGEDAKHVREVPKNSNRGPQVDAYLKRAGVPTGLSWCCAFVYWCFDEAAKALDCDNPMVKTAGCLDHWQRATSHGATRIGRSQAVGNPELVKPGMVFIMDHGGGLGHTGLVEKVAGGLLTTIEGNTDASKTREGGGVYRLTRKITEINKGFIDYSGEGK; this is encoded by the coding sequence ATGAAATATCCGGGACGGATAATCAAGGTTGGCGAACAGGATGCAGTTATCGTCAAGGCATTGAAGCTCAGGCTGAATAAGGTCCTAGGGAGCGATCCGGCTTTGAGGCTGGACCCGGACGATCCAAATTACGGGCCGAAGATGAAGCAGATGGTCAAGCTCTTCCAGGCCCGCAATGTGGACGCTGCCGGCAGGCCTCTCAAGCAGGACGGTGAGGTGGGATCCTTGACCTGGGCGTCGCTTTTCGGTGACGGTACGGTTCCCGCGAGCGATACGGCCGACGGCGATTTGCTCGGCCGGGTAGTGCAGGTGGCAGCCGGAGAGGACGCGAAGCATGTGCGGGAAGTGCCGAAGAATTCCAACCGCGGTCCCCAGGTGGATGCCTATCTGAAGCGGGCCGGCGTTCCCACTGGGCTTTCATGGTGCTGTGCCTTCGTCTACTGGTGTTTTGACGAGGCGGCAAAGGCGCTTGATTGCGATAACCCCATGGTCAAGACGGCCGGATGCCTCGACCACTGGCAGCGGGCGACTTCTCACGGGGCAACACGTATCGGGCGTTCCCAGGCAGTGGGAAACCCTGAACTGGTCAAGCCGGGAATGGTCTTCATCATGGATCATGGCGGCGGCTTGGGACACACCGGCCTGGTGGAGAAGGTCGCCGGGGGCCTGCTTACGACCATCGAGGGAAATACGGATGCCAGCAAGACCCGTGAAGGGGGAGGAGTGTACCGGCTGACCAGGAAGATCACCGAGATCAATAAGGGGTTTATCGATTATTCGGGGGAAGGAAAATGA
- a CDS encoding GH-E family nuclease → MKSSYKAELALPPGITFEVNWQADEAVDQEAVNGYVDTLGRPDWYDHDYSNSLSTRLYMLEVYQPFKTISIDGRLTRVWACEDCKQPVLYEGVQIGHRRKWRDELKHAGVITPSEAKAAFNNLRNLRVECSTCNQSHDWE, encoded by the coding sequence ATGAAATCATCTTATAAAGCAGAACTGGCGTTACCTCCAGGCATTACATTCGAGGTGAATTGGCAGGCTGATGAAGCAGTAGATCAAGAAGCTGTAAATGGGTACGTGGACACCCTGGGGAGGCCTGATTGGTATGATCACGATTACTCCAACTCACTCAGCACACGTCTTTATATGCTTGAGGTATATCAACCATTTAAAACTATTAGCATTGACGGAAGGTTGACCCGGGTTTGGGCATGTGAAGATTGTAAACAGCCTGTGCTTTACGAAGGAGTGCAGATTGGCCATAGAAGGAAATGGAGAGATGAGTTAAAGCATGCAGGCGTAATAACACCTTCAGAAGCAAAGGCCGCCTTTAACAACCTTAGGAATTTGAGGGTTGAATGCTCGACCTGCAATCAAAGTCATGACTGGGAATAA
- a CDS encoding peptidoglycan-binding domain-containing protein, giving the protein MTSYRIGSSGDDVMLIQKALQDAGFYQSQPDGVFGPNTDAAVRNFQAASGLGGDGIVGPATWAKLFPSQSPAPAPLSGSLDTRCLALTGSFETGRLSPDCFACVAGNFDGQGMSFGALQWNFGQGTLQPLLKQMFTNHVDVATTVFGSNLSRLQEAVHGGRDSAMSFAVSIQDTSGKSIKDPWKQMFRALGLTPEYQAIEVSSAAAYYGRALSLCKDYGLWTQRGRALMFDISVQNGSIPDSVRSLILADFRQVSPSLSAEDTELAKMRIVANRRAEAARPAFVEDVRRRKLCIAEGKGVVHGITYDLARQFGLDLESAD; this is encoded by the coding sequence ATGACATCGTATAGGATCGGATCCAGCGGAGATGACGTAATGCTCATCCAGAAGGCCTTGCAGGATGCAGGTTTTTACCAGTCGCAACCGGACGGTGTATTCGGCCCCAATACCGATGCGGCAGTGAGGAATTTTCAGGCTGCATCGGGGCTCGGGGGCGATGGAATCGTCGGCCCAGCCACCTGGGCAAAACTCTTTCCTTCCCAAAGCCCGGCACCTGCGCCCTTATCGGGAAGCCTGGATACGCGCTGCCTGGCTCTCACCGGATCTTTCGAGACCGGACGCCTTTCCCCCGACTGTTTTGCGTGCGTGGCGGGCAATTTCGACGGGCAGGGGATGAGTTTCGGTGCCCTGCAGTGGAATTTCGGCCAGGGAACGCTCCAGCCCCTTCTCAAGCAGATGTTTACCAATCACGTTGATGTTGCCACAACGGTTTTCGGTTCAAACCTGAGCCGGTTGCAGGAGGCGGTACACGGCGGCCGTGATTCAGCCATGTCCTTTGCCGTTTCCATTCAGGACACCAGTGGGAAAAGCATTAAAGATCCGTGGAAGCAGATGTTCAGGGCCTTGGGGCTCACTCCGGAATACCAGGCCATTGAGGTGAGCAGTGCCGCGGCATACTACGGCAGGGCACTGAGCCTCTGCAAAGACTACGGACTTTGGACCCAACGGGGCAGGGCGCTCATGTTCGACATCAGCGTCCAGAACGGCAGCATACCCGACAGCGTCAGGAGCCTGATTCTTGCCGACTTCAGGCAGGTATCCCCATCTCTTTCGGCGGAAGATACGGAATTGGCCAAGATGCGCATCGTGGCCAACCGCCGCGCCGAGGCCGCCAGACCGGCATTCGTGGAGGATGTCAGGCGGCGCAAGCTCTGCATAGCCGAAGGGAAGGGGGTGGTCCACGGCATCACTTACGACCTGGCCCGGCAGTTTGGTCTGGATCTGGAAAGTGCGGATTAA
- a CDS encoding DUF2589 domain-containing protein: MASHIPLNDLIEALAGAVIEAQDNIEQHQISNLLGYFDSQKRPKSLVVRLPSTDPKAEEGSEDYYRAPLLPLVSTNLLKIKDVEITFDVDLGHFTEEPAATAKKADAVEEGRQQEAPKKSIFVDTAGVAKNKGGSIHVVLRVEGSEPTDGAARLMNHLTQTQGVFKTVKVD, translated from the coding sequence ATGGCCAGCCACATACCGCTGAACGACCTGATTGAAGCCTTGGCGGGCGCAGTCATAGAGGCCCAGGACAATATCGAGCAACACCAGATATCCAACCTGTTGGGTTATTTCGACAGCCAGAAGCGACCCAAGAGCCTTGTAGTTCGACTGCCGTCAACCGACCCCAAGGCTGAGGAAGGGTCTGAGGATTATTACCGCGCCCCGCTGTTGCCGCTCGTTTCCACCAATCTGTTGAAGATCAAGGATGTGGAAATTACCTTCGATGTGGATCTTGGCCACTTTACGGAAGAGCCTGCCGCTACGGCTAAGAAGGCCGATGCCGTAGAAGAGGGGCGACAGCAGGAAGCGCCGAAGAAGAGCATTTTCGTCGATACTGCCGGGGTGGCAAAAAACAAGGGGGGAAGCATCCACGTGGTGTTGCGCGTGGAAGGTTCGGAACCAACGGACGGCGCCGCCAGGCTGATGAATCACCTGACCCAGACCCAAGGGGTCTTCAAAACGGTCAAGGTGGACTGA